A window of Alphaproteobacteria bacterium contains these coding sequences:
- a CDS encoding ferredoxin family 2Fe-2S iron-sulfur cluster binding protein — protein MPRMIFINPDGTKIEVEAPIGLSILEIAHRNSIDLEGACEGSLACSTCHIIVDPEWYDVLEEASEDEEDMLDLAFGLTRTSRLGCQIRMTEELDGLTVKLPAGTRNYLTSS, from the coding sequence ATGCCAAGGATGATATTTATCAATCCAGATGGGACAAAAATAGAAGTTGAAGCACCTATAGGTTTGTCTATATTAGAAATTGCCCATCGTAATTCTATTGATCTAGAAGGAGCTTGTGAAGGATCTTTGGCTTGTTCAACATGTCATATTATTGTAGATCCAGAATGGTATGATGTATTAGAAGAAGCCTCTGAAGATGAAGAAGATATGTTAGATTTAGCTTTTGGGTTAACACGTACTTCACGTCTTGGATGTCAAATCAGAATGACAGAAGAGCTAGATGGATTAACTGTTAAATTGCCTGCTGGAACGCGTAATTATTTAACATCGTCTTAA
- the mnmA gene encoding tRNA 2-thiouridine(34) synthase MnmA has translation MNENIIKSWPALELNDLPPKHGKIVVAMSGGVDSSVTAALLVHHGYDVIGITLQLYNHGTAINRQGTCCAGQDIHDARKVADFLGIPHYVLDYETIFKKAVIDDFVDTYLNGQTPIPCIRCNQKVKFNDLLTLAHDLGAVALATGHYVRKKQTQNGPELYQATDKNRDQSYFLFATTRDQLSFLSFPLGNLQKNEIRALAKMIGLNVAEKPDSQDICFVPTGNYAGLIKKLQPGSIEEGDIVHEDGRILGRHNGIINFTIGQRKKLGVINGDGEPLYVIDLDTKKHQVIVGPKSSLYRSYITIQDVHWLGDKDIMLCDGFELFVKIRSTVIPVAATIHPLSKNICRVDFIVPQASIAPGQACVFYKQDRVLGGGWISNNEKVAQKIFQDQQHIVQAIS, from the coding sequence ATGAATGAAAATATAATAAAATCTTGGCCAGCTTTAGAATTGAATGATTTACCACCAAAGCATGGAAAAATTGTTGTTGCAATGTCTGGTGGTGTAGATAGTTCTGTAACTGCTGCTTTACTTGTGCATCATGGTTATGATGTCATTGGTATCACTTTACAGCTATATAATCATGGTACAGCTATTAACCGCCAAGGCACATGTTGTGCAGGACAAGATATTCATGATGCACGTAAGGTAGCGGATTTTTTGGGTATCCCACATTATGTGCTTGATTATGAAACAATTTTTAAAAAAGCTGTGATTGATGATTTTGTAGATACTTATCTCAATGGGCAAACACCTATTCCTTGTATAAGGTGTAATCAAAAAGTTAAATTTAATGATCTGTTAACTTTAGCTCATGATCTGGGTGCTGTAGCTCTTGCAACAGGGCACTATGTACGCAAGAAACAAACACAAAATGGCCCCGAACTTTATCAGGCAACTGATAAAAATAGAGATCAAAGTTATTTTTTATTTGCAACGACACGGGATCAATTATCTTTTTTATCTTTTCCTTTGGGAAATTTACAAAAGAACGAAATAAGAGCTTTAGCTAAAATGATTGGATTAAATGTAGCGGAAAAACCTGATAGTCAAGACATATGTTTTGTACCCACAGGCAATTACGCTGGACTTATTAAAAAACTTCAACCAGGCTCAATAGAAGAAGGTGATATTGTTCATGAGGATGGTCGTATATTAGGTCGTCATAACGGAATTATTAATTTTACTATTGGTCAACGAAAAAAATTGGGTGTAATTAATGGCGATGGAGAACCCTTGTATGTTATTGATCTTGATACAAAAAAACATCAAGTCATTGTTGGACCTAAATCATCACTTTATCGATCATATATTACAATTCAGGATGTTCATTGGTTAGGTGATAAAGATATAATGCTGTGTGATGGGTTTGAGCTTTTTGTAAAAATACGTTCTACTGTAATTCCGGTTGCTGCTACTATTCACCCTTTATCAAAAAACATATGTAGAGTTGATTTTATAGTACCTCAAGCATCGATTGCACCTGGGCAGGCTTGTGTTTTTTATAAACAGGATAGAGTTTTAGGAGGCGGATGGATTAGTAATAATGAAAAAGTGGCACAAAAAATTTTTCAAGATCAACAACATATTGTGCAAGCCATTTCTTGA
- a CDS encoding DUF882 domain-containing protein — protein MSFNLYRRHLVKGLLYGLASPYIISKLPIAQAAIANKPKQLSFNNLHTGEKLKITYWANGQYIKEALTAANYILRDFRTNQIYPIDLNLLELLNDLQKKLDTTQNFEIISGYRSPQTNIMLHKNSKGVASKSLHMQGKAIDIFVPGRTLKQIQFAALDLRRGGVGYYPRSNFVHVDTGRVRNW, from the coding sequence TTGTCATTTAATTTATACAGACGTCATTTAGTTAAAGGATTATTATATGGATTAGCCAGCCCATATATAATTTCTAAATTACCTATAGCACAGGCAGCAATTGCAAATAAACCCAAACAACTTTCATTTAATAATTTACATACCGGTGAAAAATTAAAAATCACTTATTGGGCTAATGGACAATATATTAAAGAAGCACTTACAGCTGCTAATTATATATTAAGAGATTTTCGTACTAATCAAATCTACCCAATTGATCTTAATTTACTAGAATTATTAAATGATTTACAAAAAAAATTAGATACAACTCAAAATTTTGAAATAATTTCTGGATACCGCTCGCCACAAACAAATATTATGCTACATAAAAATAGTAAAGGTGTAGCAAGTAAAAGTTTACATATGCAAGGTAAAGCTATCGACATATTTGTGCCTGGTCGTACATTAAAACAAATACAATTTGCTGCCTTAGATTTAAGACGTGGCGGCGTTGGATATTATCCAAGAAGTAATTTTGTCCATGTAGATACAGGACGCGTACGAAATTGGTAA
- a CDS encoding dihydroorotase, translating to MTKDFYDVLVHSGKIVTTTGVQESDILIKNGKIIGFDKRIGQPIKEISAKNLHILPGVIDTQVHFREPGFEYKEDIHSGSAAAILGGVTCFFDMPNTKPNTLFKENFEDKLNRAQGRSWCDYAFFIGAAESNLDQLNTLEQLPGCAGIKVFMGSSTGDLLIPTDDLLYEVLKNGKRRVAIHAEDEPRLRTRRAIVEDKADILLHPQWRDVEVALKATQRVVHLAQITKRPIHILHVTTAEEINFLKDYKYIATVEVTPQHLTLSSPDCYNKLGSKAQMNPPIREKYHQDVLWEGIRKNIVDVIGSDHAPHTLEEKNKPYPQSPSGMPGVQTLLPLMLNHYAEGRLTLERLVDLTSTSPARIYSIQAKGKIEIDYDADLVLVDLQAEKTIEANKMASKCKWTPFEGMKIKGWPMMTILRGHLAMQDDNIIGTPIGKVAKFL from the coding sequence ATGACAAAAGATTTTTATGATGTATTGGTTCATTCTGGTAAAATTGTCACAACAACAGGTGTACAAGAATCAGATATTCTTATAAAAAATGGTAAAATTATTGGGTTTGATAAGAGAATCGGTCAACCTATTAAAGAAATATCAGCAAAAAATTTGCACATTTTGCCAGGTGTGATTGATACACAAGTACATTTTCGTGAACCTGGTTTTGAATATAAAGAAGATATTCATTCAGGAAGCGCGGCAGCAATTCTCGGAGGTGTAACATGTTTCTTTGATATGCCAAATACGAAACCAAATACACTTTTTAAAGAAAATTTTGAAGACAAATTAAATCGTGCTCAAGGGCGATCTTGGTGTGATTATGCTTTTTTTATTGGTGCAGCAGAAAGTAATTTAGATCAATTAAATACGCTAGAACAATTACCAGGTTGTGCAGGTATAAAAGTTTTTATGGGTAGCTCAACAGGGGATTTGCTAATTCCTACTGATGATCTCTTATATGAAGTTTTGAAAAATGGAAAAAGAAGAGTTGCTATTCACGCAGAAGATGAACCAAGATTGCGTACTAGGCGGGCAATAGTTGAAGATAAAGCTGATATTTTATTACATCCACAATGGCGGGATGTTGAAGTAGCATTAAAAGCTACTCAAAGGGTGGTACATTTAGCGCAAATTACAAAAAGACCAATTCATATTTTGCATGTTACAACGGCAGAAGAAATCAATTTTTTAAAAGATTATAAATATATTGCTACTGTTGAAGTAACACCCCAACATTTAACATTAAGTTCACCTGACTGTTATAATAAATTAGGAAGTAAAGCACAAATGAACCCGCCAATACGTGAGAAATATCATCAAGATGTGTTGTGGGAAGGCATAAGGAAAAATATTGTTGATGTTATTGGTTCAGATCATGCGCCCCATACACTTGAGGAAAAAAATAAACCCTATCCGCAAAGTCCATCTGGAATGCCCGGAGTACAAACTTTATTACCTCTTATGCTTAATCACTACGCAGAAGGGCGTTTAACGCTTGAACGTTTAGTTGATTTAACAAGTACTAGCCCAGCGCGTATTTATAGTATCCAAGCCAAAGGTAAAATAGAAATAGATTATGATGCAGATTTAGTTTTAGTTGATTTACAAGCAGAAAAAACTATTGAAGCAAATAAAATGGCAAGTAAATGCAAATGGACACCCTTTGAAGGTATGAAAATAAAGGGATGGCCTATGATGACTATACTTCGTGGTCATCTTGCAATGCAAGATGACAATATAATTGGCACTCCTATTGGTAAAGTTGCAAAATTTTTGTAA
- a CDS encoding acetyl-CoA acetyltransferase has translation MKACIVGWAHIPFGRHENKDIEDLIVEVTPAALKDAGVSASDIDHIFVGHFNAGFSEQHFPSSLVLQSDPNFRFKKSTRIENACATGSAAVHAALNNVISGQSRLALVVGVEKMTSVSSNQVGENLLKASYLKEEGMIEGGFAGIFARITQYYFQKYGDQSDALAMIAAKNHKNGVSNPYAHIRKDLGYEFCRHVSEKNPIVAGPLKRTDCSLVSDGAAALIIANEETARSLKKAIAFRSAQQVNDFLPMSKRDIVLFEGAALAWNKALDESQTSLNDLSFVETHDCFTIAELIQYEAMGLAKPGEGARIIREGWTEKNGRLPVNPSGGLKAKGHPIGATGVSMHVMASMQLMNQAGDMQIKNAKLAGIFNMGGAAVANYVSILEPLHA, from the coding sequence GTGAAAGCTTGTATTGTTGGATGGGCACATATACCTTTTGGCCGTCATGAAAATAAAGATATTGAAGATTTAATCGTTGAGGTCACCCCAGCAGCTTTAAAAGATGCGGGTGTTTCAGCATCCGATATTGACCATATTTTTGTTGGGCATTTTAATGCAGGATTTTCAGAACAACATTTTCCATCTTCCTTAGTTTTGCAAAGTGATCCAAATTTTCGTTTTAAAAAATCGACAAGAATAGAAAATGCTTGTGCAACAGGAAGTGCTGCAGTTCATGCAGCCTTAAATAATGTAATATCGGGGCAATCACGCTTGGCATTAGTAGTTGGTGTTGAAAAAATGACAAGTGTTTCTTCTAACCAAGTTGGTGAAAATCTTTTAAAGGCTAGTTACCTAAAAGAAGAAGGTATGATAGAAGGTGGTTTTGCTGGCATTTTTGCTCGTATTACTCAATATTATTTTCAAAAATATGGTGATCAATCTGATGCTTTGGCAATGATTGCAGCAAAAAATCATAAGAATGGTGTGTCAAACCCATATGCGCATATTCGTAAAGATCTTGGTTATGAATTTTGTAGACATGTATCTGAAAAGAATCCTATTGTCGCGGGTCCATTAAAAAGAACAGATTGTAGTTTGGTATCTGATGGAGCAGCAGCCTTAATTATTGCTAATGAAGAAACAGCAAGATCATTAAAAAAAGCAATTGCTTTCCGTAGTGCTCAACAAGTCAATGATTTTTTACCTATGAGCAAAAGAGATATTGTGCTTTTTGAAGGTGCAGCTTTAGCTTGGAATAAAGCATTAGATGAAAGCCAAACTTCTTTAAATGATCTGAGTTTTGTAGAAACACATGACTGTTTTACAATTGCAGAGCTTATTCAATACGAAGCTATGGGACTTGCAAAACCTGGTGAAGGAGCACGAATCATACGTGAAGGTTGGACGGAAAAAAATGGAAGATTACCTGTAAATCCATCAGGTGGATTAAAAGCAAAAGGCCATCCTATTGGTGCAACAGGTGTATCAATGCATGTTATGGCTTCGATGCAGCTTATGAATCAAGCAGGGGATATGCAGATTAAAAATGCAAAGTTGGCAGGAATTTTTAATATGGGTGGTGCAGCTGTTGCTAACTATGTTTCTATCTTAGAGCCTTTACATGCTTAA
- a CDS encoding NAD(P)-dependent oxidoreductase, whose amino-acid sequence MAGHLTNRYNVKVFNRTINKSQKWIQEFNGQISNSINEVVKNADVVITCLLDDQSLQETIFQPQKTIFDFMKSNSIFIDHTTASYSLTCKLAKLAEQKKIIIFDAPTSGGKIGAEKGNLSIMVGGNQNKFNFIKPILSCYAHSISFIGKNGSGQLAKIANQICVAGIFQGLAEAIHFIKKTGLDGKIVIEALSQGAAQSWQMNHRAMQMLTEKFDIQATVDMFLKDLRICLKESENFNLKLPMTQSTEKYFHLLHENGWGYDDCATLIRLFDQHLIP is encoded by the coding sequence ATGGCTGGCCACCTAACAAATAGGTATAATGTTAAAGTTTTTAATAGAACAATTAATAAATCACAAAAATGGATACAAGAATTCAATGGACAAATTTCTAACTCTATAAATGAAGTTGTTAAAAATGCAGATGTGGTTATTACATGTTTACTTGATGATCAATCTTTACAGGAAACAATATTTCAACCTCAAAAAACTATTTTTGATTTTATGAAGTCCAATAGCATTTTTATTGATCATACAACAGCCTCTTATTCTTTAACATGCAAATTAGCTAAATTAGCTGAGCAAAAAAAAATTATCATATTCGATGCCCCCACATCAGGAGGAAAAATTGGTGCCGAAAAAGGAAATTTAAGTATTATGGTGGGTGGTAACCAGAATAAATTTAATTTTATCAAACCTATACTTAGCTGTTATGCTCATTCAATTTCTTTTATAGGTAAAAATGGTTCAGGGCAACTTGCCAAAATAGCAAATCAAATATGTGTTGCAGGTATTTTTCAAGGTCTTGCAGAAGCTATTCATTTTATTAAAAAAACAGGATTAGATGGAAAAATTGTTATTGAAGCTTTATCGCAAGGTGCCGCACAATCTTGGCAAATGAACCATCGCGCTATGCAAATGCTTACTGAAAAATTTGATATCCAAGCAACCGTTGATATGTTTCTTAAAGATTTACGTATATGTTTAAAAGAGAGCGAAAATTTTAATCTTAAACTACCTATGACACAATCAACTGAAAAATATTTTCATTTACTCCATGAAAATGGATGGGGTTATGATGATTGCGCAACCCTTATTCGATTATTCGATCAGCATTTAATACCTTAA
- the parC gene encoding DNA topoisomerase IV subunit A, producing MTISIKGRDNEIPVNFGTALEERYLAYAISTIVSRSLPDVRDGLKPVHRRLLYAMRQLYLNPNSSYKKSARVVGDVMGKFHPHGDAAIYEAMVRLAQDFAQRYPLVDGQGNFGNIDGDNAAAMRYTEARLTTVAAALLEGIDENAVDFRSTYDGEGSEPVVLPARFPNLLANGSQGIAVGMATNIPPHNIIELCQALSHIIHNPNATTKELIQFIKGPDFPTGGLLVENKESIIQTYNTGKGSFRIRARWTVEKIKGGSWQIVVNEIPYQVQKAKLIQQIAELLENKKIPVISDLRDESSTDLRLIIEPKNRAVNPEVVMETLFRQTDLEIRFNLNMNVLDLSNTPQVMSLSQVLKAFLTHQRDVLLRRTTYHLNETNNRIEILEGYLIAYLNLDEVIRVIRHEDNPKQIMIKKWHINDVQADAILNMKLKALQKLEEITIKKEHQSLQQKQKKFIELLKSENKQWKKIDEDLQEIKEAFTLNSLLSKRRTTIVKPESIPDISLEQTIEKEPVTILCSEKGWIKTIKGHSNDINDIKYKEGDKERFVIEGETTDKLITFATNGRFYSLNVDKLPGGRGFGEPIRLMLDIPNNHDLLMMSIFKNQEYIIIASDGRGFIVESQDILAQTRNGKQILNLSSNTEAQLCIPISGDHLALIGNNKKMLIIPTTDIPKLSRGRGVILQKYKENTEQLITAKFFNIKDGLSWTTNGKNYTEKKLDMWLGKRGQTGRLVPKYFPHNNKF from the coding sequence ATGACTATTTCTATAAAAGGTAGAGATAATGAAATTCCAGTAAATTTTGGAACAGCACTAGAAGAAAGATATTTGGCTTATGCGATTTCAACTATTGTTTCACGTTCTTTACCTGATGTACGTGATGGATTAAAGCCTGTGCACCGGCGTCTTTTATATGCTATGCGGCAATTATACTTGAATCCAAATTCTAGTTATAAAAAATCAGCTCGTGTTGTTGGTGATGTCATGGGTAAATTTCATCCCCATGGAGATGCTGCAATCTATGAAGCTATGGTAAGACTTGCCCAAGATTTTGCTCAACGTTATCCCTTGGTTGATGGACAAGGTAATTTTGGCAATATTGATGGTGATAACGCAGCAGCCATGCGATACACTGAAGCACGTTTAACAACAGTTGCAGCGGCATTACTTGAAGGCATTGATGAAAATGCCGTAGATTTTCGGTCTACATATGATGGTGAAGGATCAGAACCCGTTGTTTTACCTGCACGTTTTCCAAATCTCTTAGCAAATGGATCACAAGGTATTGCTGTTGGAATGGCAACAAATATACCACCCCATAATATTATAGAATTATGCCAAGCTTTATCCCATATTATCCATAATCCTAATGCCACAACAAAAGAGCTAATTCAGTTTATAAAAGGCCCAGATTTTCCAACAGGTGGATTGTTAGTCGAGAATAAAGAAAGCATTATCCAAACGTATAATACAGGGAAAGGTTCTTTTAGAATTAGAGCACGTTGGACAGTCGAAAAAATAAAAGGTGGAAGTTGGCAAATTGTTGTAAATGAAATTCCTTATCAAGTACAAAAAGCAAAATTAATTCAACAAATTGCTGAGCTTCTAGAAAATAAAAAAATACCTGTTATTAGTGATCTTCGGGATGAATCGAGCACTGATTTACGACTAATTATTGAACCCAAAAATAGAGCTGTAAATCCAGAAGTTGTGATGGAAACATTATTTCGTCAAACTGATTTAGAAATACGCTTTAATCTTAATATGAATGTATTAGATTTATCTAATACACCACAAGTAATGTCTTTGTCCCAAGTGCTTAAAGCTTTTCTTACTCATCAACGTGATGTTTTATTAAGACGTACAACATATCATTTAAATGAAACAAATAATCGTATTGAGATACTTGAAGGTTATCTTATAGCTTATTTAAATCTTGATGAAGTCATTCGTGTTATTCGTCATGAAGATAATCCTAAACAAATTATGATAAAAAAATGGCACATTAATGATGTTCAAGCAGATGCTATTCTTAATATGAAATTAAAGGCTTTACAAAAGCTTGAAGAAATTACAATTAAAAAAGAACATCAATCTTTACAGCAAAAACAGAAAAAATTTATTGAGCTTTTAAAAAGTGAAAATAAACAATGGAAAAAAATTGATGAAGATCTTCAAGAAATAAAAGAAGCTTTCACTTTGAACTCTCTTCTTAGTAAAAGAAGAACAACTATTGTTAAACCTGAATCCATACCTGACATTTCGCTTGAACAAACAATAGAAAAAGAACCTGTAACTATTTTATGTTCCGAAAAGGGCTGGATTAAAACTATCAAAGGCCATTCTAATGACATCAATGATATAAAATATAAAGAAGGTGATAAAGAGCGTTTTGTTATTGAAGGAGAAACAACAGATAAATTAATAACTTTTGCTACAAATGGCCGTTTTTATAGTCTTAATGTTGATAAATTACCAGGCGGCCGTGGTTTTGGTGAGCCTATACGATTAATGTTAGACATCCCTAATAACCATGATTTATTGATGATGTCTATATTTAAAAATCAAGAATATATTATCATAGCATCTGATGGGCGCGGCTTTATTGTTGAAAGTCAAGATATTTTAGCACAAACCCGCAACGGTAAACAAATTTTAAATTTGTCTTCAAATACTGAAGCACAATTATGTATTCCAATTTCGGGTGATCATTTAGCTTTAATTGGAAATAATAAAAAAATGTTAATTATCCCAACAACCGATATACCAAAACTTTCTCGCGGTCGGGGGGTAATTTTACAAAAATATAAAGAAAATACAGAACAACTTATAACAGCAAAATTTTTTAATATAAAAGATGGTTTGTCCTGGACAACAAATGGTAAAAATTATACAGAAAAAAAATTAGATATGTGGCTTGGTAAACGTGGACAAACAGGTCGTTTAGTACCCAAATATTTTCCACATAATAATAAATTTTAA
- a CDS encoding FAD-binding oxidoreductase, producing the protein MTRLFGPRDITVIGSEIVSLYIALFLQKEGHRVTFISKKSINEIITQKNAGIIDPYFCIPEYLSYSLSKIFWSVFDPALYNSFQWNFIPYFFNWINQTKKNKKKKKLNYILLSLHELLSRSIHTYDTLFQTYPRLQSLVDQKGHILAYKDQTKVNQYFAYISQKKLNTSNLEIIDKENIKHILPELASIFDFCLFLPKTYHVINNYNFIQNIFDMFQNIGGKFINDTVIKFDIGVLGPKKIITPTTYIDCDTVVIGDGIDTKNLCNQLNYFPNIFTQKEYNITFHNSSIELALPISIPELGLHAVSNDNGFMLTGGYEWSSFNTVPNFRRAHTLLKIGKKIFPNLEISNRSDHCDINIFTEDLLPIISNSSYHRNVFFAFAHGSLGLTLAPVTAQLITDLIADRDPGFDINPYHIDRF; encoded by the coding sequence ATGACCAGATTATTTGGACCACGTGATATTACAGTAATTGGTAGTGAAATTGTTAGTCTTTATATAGCGCTTTTTTTGCAAAAAGAAGGACACCGTGTTACTTTTATAAGTAAGAAAAGCATCAATGAAATTATTACACAAAAAAATGCTGGGATCATAGATCCCTATTTTTGTATACCCGAATATCTTTCTTATTCTCTAAGTAAAATATTTTGGTCCGTTTTTGATCCAGCACTTTATAATTCTTTTCAATGGAATTTTATACCATATTTTTTTAATTGGATTAATCAAACAAAAAAAAATAAAAAAAAGAAAAAATTAAATTATATTTTACTTTCATTACATGAATTATTATCAAGATCGATCCATACATATGATACACTTTTTCAAACCTATCCAAGATTACAATCATTGGTTGATCAAAAAGGGCATATTTTAGCCTATAAAGATCAGACAAAAGTTAATCAATATTTTGCTTATATTAGTCAAAAAAAATTAAACACATCAAATTTAGAAATTATTGATAAAGAAAATATTAAACATATCCTTCCAGAACTAGCTAGCATATTTGATTTTTGTCTTTTTCTTCCAAAAACATACCATGTAATTAATAACTATAATTTTATACAGAATATTTTTGATATGTTTCAGAATATCGGAGGTAAATTTATTAACGATACTGTTATAAAATTTGACATAGGGGTTTTAGGCCCAAAAAAAATTATTACTCCTACAACATATATTGATTGTGATACTGTGGTCATTGGCGATGGCATAGATACAAAAAATTTATGTAATCAATTAAATTATTTCCCAAATATTTTTACACAAAAAGAGTATAATATAACATTTCATAATTCTTCGATTGAATTAGCATTACCTATTTCTATTCCTGAACTTGGATTACATGCTGTTTCAAATGATAATGGATTCATGTTAACAGGTGGATATGAATGGTCCAGCTTCAATACAGTTCCAAATTTTAGAAGAGCTCATACTTTATTAAAAATTGGAAAAAAGATTTTTCCTAATCTTGAAATTTCAAATAGATCAGATCATTGTGATATAAACATTTTTACTGAAGATTTATTACCTATCATTAGCAATTCTTCTTATCATAGAAACGTTTTTTTTGCTTTTGCCCATGGATCTTTAGGTTTAACCCTAGCACCAGTTACCGCTCAATTAATTACAGATCTGATTGCAGATAGAGATCCAGGATTTGATATTAATCCATATCATATAGACAGATTTTAA